In the genome of Candidatus Cloacimonadota bacterium, the window AAAATTCAATACAAAACGAACAGCCTTTACAGCGATCCGGAATGATATAAATCTCGCCATCAACAACTTTTGGCTTTTCTTTGCCAAAAGGCTTTTCCCAATACTTCATAGATTCTCCTGTTTATTTTATTGATTATTCATTATATAAAGAAAAAAGCAGACTTCCTGTTTTTATGGAAACCTGCTTTCGAATTAAATTTTTATCAACACGTTCAAGCAATTATAAATGTATGATGCTATCATCTGATGAGGGTTTTCGGGTATTTGTATGAAAGGATTGATGTGTGCGAGAACCTTTCTCTGCAACTTCAAAAAATCTCCCGTGCTACAAACTTTAAGATAATCAATTACATTTTAACAAAATCATTAATTAAATTATCTTTTTTTAACGTTGCGAAATGCCGACAAAGGTAACTGTTGTCAATCTTTAAATTATTATTTTTTCTGCCGATTACATTGAATGACATTCATTGTTTGCATAATTTAATAAATTTCAATATTTTACCCTTCAATTATTGATGTTCTTCACACAATTCTAATAATATACCATGCGTAGATTTCGGATGTAAAAAAGCTATATCAGCATTGTGTGCGCCGGATCGCGGTTCTTTATCGATCAGTCTGATTCCCTGGTTTTCCAATTCCGTCAGACGATCTTGTAAATTATCTGTGGATAGAGCGATGTGATGAATTCCTTCACCTTTTTTCTCTAAATATTTCGCTACAGTACTTTCAGAAGAGGTTGGTTCCAAAAGTTCTATCCTCACCTCTCCAATTGAGATGAAAGCCACTTTTACTTTTTGAGATTCCACAATTTCTACAGCTTCGATTTCTAAATCCAATTTTTCGTAAAACTTAGCTGCTTCTTCGATGCTGTGAACTGCAATTCCGATATGGCTTATCTTCTTAACTGCGGTTGTTGGCATTATGCTTCTTCCGAATAAGTATCTGCCAACTTTCTTCCCAATCTCATTGCCTTTAAATTCATGTCTACGTATTGAGGTTTTACAGATTCTGTTACAGCTTTTTTCAAGGAAGCTTCACTCACAACTCCCGTAACTTTGACCAGGAAAGCCAGAGACATAATGTTTGTAGGAAGTGGTGAGCCTAATTCTTTGGTTGCGATTTCGGTAAATGGAAGTTCATAAACTTCAGTATCCATCAGAGAAATATTTTTAACGAAGGTATTATCGGCGATGAGAATTCCATCATCATTCAGGTTGAAAGCAAATTTATCGTAAGCTTCCTGGGTGAGAGCAAGAAGAACGTCAAAACGCGTAGCTTCGGGAAAGTAAAATACTTCATTACTGATGATAACATCCGCCCTGCTGGCTCCACCGCGAGATTCGGGTCCGTAACTTTGAGTTTGAGTAACGCGTACTTTATCTAAAACAGCAGCTCTTGCCAGGATTATTCCCGCAGTTATCAAGCCCTGACCGCCGCTGCCGCTCAATCTTATTTCTGTCTTGAATTTCTTTTTACTCATTATTTATCTCCCGCTTCTGGCTTTAGAGATTGCATAAGGTTTTCGTAGGCTTCTGTATATTCCTGCCTTTCTTCCTGCACCAAAATTCCTCTGGTAATCTTATCTTCTTTTTTATCATCAGGAAGTTTTTCATAAGCTTTTACAGGGATCACATTTTCTTTCATCCACAACATCATTTTGGAAGCATCACCTTTACGATTCAAACGACCGTAAATTACAGGACAGGCACTCACAATTTCGATCACGGAAAATCCTTTATGCTGCAATCCTGCCCGGATAAAATTCTGTGCTTCCTGGGCGTGGAAAGCAGATGTTCTGGCTACAAAAGTTGCACCGGAACCTTTAGCAAGCCGGCAAATGTCAAAAGTCGGATCTATATTGCCATACATGGAGGTTGTTGCTCTAGCTCCGATAGGAGTGGTAGGAGAAAACTGCCCACCAGTCATTCCATAAATATTGTTGTTTATCAAAATAACTGTGAGATCTAAATTTCGGCGAGCAGCATGAATAAAATGATTTCCACCGATCGCTGTTGCATCACCATCTCCAGTTACCACGATCACTTTCATTTCCGGTTTATACATCTTTATTCCGGTAGCGTAGGCAATCGCTCGGCCGTGCAAGCTGTGAAGAGTATTGAAATCTACATAAACCGGCATTCTACTGGAACAACCGATTCCTGAGACCATGGCTATGTCATCTTTTTTGTAATCAAGTTGTGCGATAGCTCGAATTGTTGATCCCAAAACTATTCCGTTACTGCATCCTGCACACCATACATGTGGAAATTTTTTATCATGACGAAGATACTGATGAATTTTCTTTTGAGGTATTTTTTCCATTTTACTTTACCTCCTTTATTGTTGCCAATATCTCATCCGGTGTTATCAATTGCCCCGAAAATTTTTGAATTTCTATTATGTTCTTAGTTTTTCTAATATCGTAATTCCAGATTCCACCCATCACTCTTTTCAGTTCATTGGAAAGCTGTCCTTCATTCAATTCGGGAACGATAACTGCTTTCTTGTCTCCCAGATATTTTTTTACTGCCCGATCGGGGAAAGGCCAGATCGTAAGTGGTCGCAACATTCCTACTTTCACGCCTTTTCTACGAGCCATTACCACAGCTTCTTTGGCTGCCCTGGATGTGATTCCAGCAGCAAATATTGCAATTTTGGCATCATCCATCTGGAAGCTTTCAATCTGTACAATGTCATCGATATTATTAACTATTTTCTTCTGTAGTCGAACTGACATAGACTGTACCTCTGAGCCAAGGTTGGTAGGAAATCCGTTTGAGTCATGAGCAAGGCCGGTTACATGATAACGATAACCTTCGCCAAAGCTTGCCATCGGCATTGGATATTTGGGATTTTCAGGATAATGCTTATACCATTCAGGTGGAATGCTGGGCTGAATTCTTTTAAGTATTTTTATTTTGGAAAGGTCGGGAAGTTCTATTGTTTCTCTCATGTGACCGAGAACTTCATCGGAAAGTAGTACAACACAAGTTCGATATTTTTCTGCCAGATTCATAGCGCGAATGGCTAACTCATAGCTTTCTTTTACCGAATTCGGATACAAAACTATTGCTGGTGCATCGCCGTGATTTCCCCAGCGAGACTGCATAATATCTGCCTGTGAAGGTTTGGTCGGAGAACCGGTGCTTGGTCCGCCGCGCATCACGTTCACGACTACGCAGGGTGTTTCTGTCATCTTTGCAAAACCGATTCCTTCCGTCATCAAGGAAAATCCTGGGCCGCTGGTTGCAGTCATCGTTTTTGCTCCTGCCAAAGACGCTCCAATAATTGCAGAAATACTGGCGATTTCATCTTCCATTTGAATGAATTTTCCACCACGTTTGGGAAGTTCGCGAGAACACAATTCTGCAATTTCGGTAGAAGGTGTGATCGGATAGCCGGCAAAAAAGTCTAACCCGGCATCCAAAGTTCCACGAGCAATTGCTTCGTTTCCCTGCATCAAAACTGTATTTCTGGTTTTTTCTTTTACCATTCTGCCCTCCTACCTTTTGGCTCCGGTTATGGCGAAATCAGGACATAATTTATCACAGGTTTCGCAGTGAACACATTTTTCCGGATGCGGAACATAGGGTGATCCGTCCGGTTTTCTGCCTAAAGCACCCGTAGGACAGAAGGTAACGCAAATTCCACATTTCTTACACCAGTCATAATAAATATAGACCGGATTTTCATTGTAATCGCCGGAAGAAACGATATCGGATTCCACTTCCATTTTGGCAGAAGAATCTTCTGATCGGATTATTATTCCTTCCTTGTGCTTTTCCACGTTCTTCGTTTTCTTATTAATTCCCATTTCATCTCCAAAGAATACAAATTTACACTCTTATTCTTGAAACACAAATTTTTCTTTGTTTTTTTGTTTTGATAAGATTTTTTAACTTGTTTATATAATTGAATTTAAGATCTGGTAAAATCATTTTCTTGCAGGAAATCATCAAATTTCTTTCAGCTCGAAGATCCTGTCTCGCAGTTCCGCAGCCTTTTCAAACTCCAGGTTTTTGGAAGCTTCGAACATCTCCTTTTCCAACAGTTGTATCACTTTTTCTTTTGAGTCTAAATCCAAGTAATCCATAAAGTTATCTTTATCGGATTTAGCCTCTTTTTCATCCACTTTTTTATAACCGTCGGCAACACTTGTAGCACCCATTATGTCGTCAATATTTTTTTTGATACTTTCGGGAGTAATCTTATTCTTCAGGTTGAAAGCTATCTGCTTTTCGCGGCGGCGGTTAGTTTCGTCTATGGTTTGTTTCATGGCAGCTGTGATGTGATCAGCATAGAAAATCACCTTCCCTTTAACGTTTCGGGCTGCTCTTCCAGCTGTTTGAATCAGGCTGCGGGCAGAACGCAGAAAACCTACTTTATCGGCGTCAAAAATAGCGACCAATGATACTTCCGGCAAATCGAGTCCTTCCCGCAGAAGATTGATACCAACCAGCACATCAAATTTATCGGTGCGGAAATCACGGATTATTTTGGAACGTTCAATCGTGCTGACTTCGCTGTGCATATACCGCGTACGAATCCCTGCTTTTCCCAGGTATTCGCTGAGATCTTCCGCCATGCGTTTGGTAAGAGTTGTTACCAATATTTTTTCTTTATCGGGAATTCTCTGCCTTATTTGTTCCATCAGATCATCTACCTGATTCTGCACCGGTTTTACTTCGATTTCAGGATCGAGCAGACCGGTAGGACGAATAACCTGTTCCACAAAAACGCCATCACTTTTTTGTAGTTCATAATCGGCAGGAGTGGCAGAAACAAAGATCACCTGATTCTGTTTAGCTTCAAATTCGTGAAATTTGAGTGGACGATTATCAAAAGCAGAAGGTAAACGAAAACCAAAATCCACCAGGTTTTTCTTGCGAGTATAATCTCCACCATACATGGCATGAACCTGCGGAATGGAAACGTGCGATTCGTCGATCACCATCAGGAAATCTTCAGGGAAATAATCCAACAGACAATAAGGCGGATCACCTTTTTTGGCTCCGGTAAGATGGCGTGAATAATTTTCAATTCCAGAACAAAACCCAAGTTCACGCAGCATTTCCAGATCAAAATTGGTGCGCTGCTCAATGCGTTGAGCTTCCAGCAGCATATTGTTTTTCTCGAAATATTCGATACGATCTTTCAATTCAGCTTTGATCGATTTGATGGCTCGTTCCAAAGCGTGTTTATTCGTTATAAAATGATTTGCCGGATAGATGGGATATTCTTTCACAACTTCCAGAACGTGATTGTCCAGAGGATTGATGCGGGAAATTTTTTCGATCTCATCACCGAAGAATTCTACTCGAATTGAATTTTCCAGATAAGCCGGATAAATATCGACGATATCTCCATTGACGCGAAAAGCGCCCCGTTCAAAAGCGATGTCGTTGCGCCCGTAATGGATATTCACAAGTTTTGCCAGCAGTTCATCGCGATCCATGATATCACCGGTTTTGATGCGGATCAATGACTTTCGGTAATCCTGCGGAATTCCCAAACCGTAAATACAGGAAACGCTGGCCACGATGATCGTGTCGCGCCGTTCGGAAAGACTCATGGTTGCGCGCAAACGCAGCTTTTCGATCTGGCTGTTGATATCGGAATCTTTTTCGATGTAGATATCTTTGCCGGGAATGTAGGCTTCGGGTTGGTAATAATCGTAGTAACTGATGAAAAATTCCACAGCATTTTGCGGGAAAAGCTGTTTGAATTCTCCGTAAAGTTGAGCTGCCAGAGTTTTGTTGTGAGAAAGCACCAGAGTTGGTTTATTCACCTTTTCGATAACATTGGCAATGGTGAAAGTTTTACCCGAACCTGTCACACCGAGAAGTGTCTGATATTTGTTATTATTTTGAATTCCTTCCACCAGCTCTTGAATTGCTTGTGGTTGATCACCTCTGGGTTTATAACTTGATACAACTTTGAATTTTTCCATTTTATTTCCTTCTCTTTCCGAACTAAATTCAGCAGTTTTTATGGCAAGATATTTTGTGGGATTTATCCCTCTGTCTGGCAAATGTCAGACAGAGGGGTAAATAATGAAAATTCGATTTTCAGCTTGCTGAAATAAATTTAGCGAAATACACCTTGGCTCTGCCACGGTGATAGTCAAATTTAAGAATTTTCTTTATTCCCTTCAGAACTTAACTAATGAATATGATTCTTAACGTCATTTTTTTTTGCAGCTCCGAATTGTCTCCCTTCGTCAGGGAGAATAAAAGAGGGTTTAGCAAATCTTATTGAAAACCAATTTACTTTCTTCAAAAAAATCAATTTTTTGCCAAAGCAGAACCCCTCTGTGTCTCCCCTTACAAAGGGGAGCTTAAAGTAGATTTTTTCACTCAACTTATCAAGAAAACATTCCGATGATCTTTGAACAATCGGAAGTTTTGGTTTGACAGAAATTAACTGTTCCCACATAAAAATTCACATGAAAAGAAAAGAAAAATTAGCAATTTTATTGGCTGAGATCGAAGACCTGATGTTGTATGTGAAAGAGTGGGAAAAAATATATGCCGATAAGATCGAGCAGGTTCATCCTGAATATGCTGATGCCGCCAGAAACCTGGTTCATTATTATGCTTTGCGTTCCCAGAAAATAGGCAATTTACAGAAACGGTTAGGCAATTTCGGTCTTTCCAGGCTCAGTGAATCTGAACCGCATATTATGGCGAGCTTGGCAACGACTCGTTCAATTTTGAAAAGTATGCTGAAGGAAAAGGTGAAATATCCCAAAGTCCAGCCTTCTTTCAAACGCAGCCGAAAAGCAACTCGCCGCAATGCCAAAGAACTTCTTGGTTATCGCAGTAAAGGACGTCGCTGCCGCATTATGGTAACTTTGCCGGGCAAATATTTCGATGATTTTGATCTGATCTACGAACTGGTGGAAAATGGCATGAATTGCGGCAGAATCAATTGTGCTCATGAATCACCGGAAGAATGGACGAGAATGATCGAGAATGTAAAGATCGCATCGGAACAACTGCGTAAAACCTGTAAAATTTCCATGGATCTGAGCGGTCCAAAAATTCGTACTGGTTTTATTGCCAGAGATGCCCGTATCATCAAGATCCGTCATCAGATAGATGCCCTGGGAAATTCCATTTCTCCCATCAAGGTTTTCTTTGGAAAATCAGATAATCCCGATTCCAATATTCCCGAAATTCCTCTGCAGAATTATGATGCAAAACTGATAAAGAAAAATGTCGTTCTAAAATACACCGATTCCCGTTTCAAACAGCGGGAAATCGTGGTTCAGGAAATTTCTGAAAATGGATTTCTGGCAGATCTGGATAAAACAACTTTTTTTGAAACAGATTTTCCCATCCAGATAGATGAAGAAAATGCCTTCCTGATAGGAATGCTGGACCAGAAGAAAAAACCGCTATATTTGAAAGAAAACGATATTTTGATAATCATGAAAGAGCAAACAACTGCGCAGCGCAAAAAGATAATCACTGACACTGGAGAGATCGAACCGGCTTACATCAGCTGCACAGCTCCGCAGATTTTCGGCATGGTAAAACCGGGAGAACCTGTGGTTTTCGATGATGGAATTATCGAAGGTTTCATCGAAGAAATGGATGAAGAAGAAATTCAGGTTCGCATTACAAATGTGAAAGGTAAGATTGGCAAATTGAAGGAAGATAAGGGCATCAACTTTCCGGAAAGTAAGCTGCTGCTGCCCAGCCTATCGCAAAAAGATCTGGATGACCTGCCGTTCATGCTGCAATATGCCGATGTTATAAATGTCTCCTTCGTGCAGTTTCCGCAGGATGTTGCTAATCTTACAAAAATAATCAAAGAACAGAATGTAGATAGAAATGTAGGATTGATCCTAAAAATTGAAACCAAAACCGGTTTTGACAACTTGCCCGATATCATTTTGGAAGCGATGAAAGTTTACCCGATCGGAGTGATGATCGCGCGCGGCGATCTGGCGGTGGAAACAGGTTGGGATAAGATCGGTCATATCCAGGAAGAAATTCTATCCTTCTGCAAAGCTGCTCATATCACCAGCATCTGGGCAACGCAGGTTCTGGAAAATCTGGCAAAAAAGGGAATTCCTTCTCGCGCTGAAATTACCGACGCCGTGATGGCAACCAGAGCCGATTGCATCATGCTGAATAAAGGTTCCTATATTTTAAAAGCGATCAAACTTCTGGATAAAATCCTGAGAAATGTGAATAAAAAATCGACTGCCTTAAAGCCGATAGATGATTGAGATTAGAATTTAGATTTTAGAATTCAGAAATTAGAAAAAGGGCGATTTTAAATCGCCCTTAAAATTATCTTAATCTGTGAAATCCGTGTAAATCTGCGAGCTATTATTCAGCTTCAACGTGACAGAGAACATCTCCTTTTGCTACGGAATCTCCGGTTTTAAACTTGATAGCTGTGACTTCACCTGTGCAAGGAGCTGCCAGATTATTCATCATCTTCATCGCTTCCAGCACCACCAGCGTATCTCCAGCTTTTACTTTATCGCCAATCTTTACGCGGTATTCCACGATCATGCCGGGAATTGGTGCGACCAGGTTTCCGGTGCTTTCAGAAGATTTTGATTCTTTTTCTTCTGCCTTTTTCTTAGCAGAAACGCTGCTGCTTCGTATATTTGGATCGGCAACTTCCACACAGAAATGATCGCCATCCACATAAACATCGAATGACCGCAGATTGACCGGTTTGTCAGATTTGATCTTTGCGACCATATCACCCGAAAGAGCTTTGCGAACGATCTCATCTTCTTTTTCCACTTCTTCCAATGTTTTTGGTTTTACATCGGCCGGAACCGGTTCCAAACCATATTTCCATTTTAGGAATCTTTTTCCTGTAACAGGATAAAGAGCACAGATCAGCTCATCATCCAGATTTTTTGCAAGTCCTTTTACT includes:
- the mce gene encoding methylmalonyl-CoA epimerase codes for the protein MPTTAVKKISHIGIAVHSIEEAAKFYEKLDLEIEAVEIVESQKVKVAFISIGEVRIELLEPTSSESTVAKYLEKKGEGIHHIALSTDNLQDRLTELENQGIRLIDKEPRSGAHNADIAFLHPKSTHGILLELCEEHQ
- a CDS encoding 2-oxoacid:acceptor oxidoreductase family protein, with protein sequence MSKKKFKTEIRLSGSGGQGLITAGIILARAAVLDKVRVTQTQSYGPESRGGASRADVIISNEVFYFPEATRFDVLLALTQEAYDKFAFNLNDDGILIADNTFVKNISLMDTEVYELPFTEIATKELGSPLPTNIMSLAFLVKVTGVVSEASLKKAVTESVKPQYVDMNLKAMRLGRKLADTYSEEA
- a CDS encoding 2-oxoacid:ferredoxin oxidoreductase subunit beta, with the protein product MEKIPQKKIHQYLRHDKKFPHVWCAGCSNGIVLGSTIRAIAQLDYKKDDIAMVSGIGCSSRMPVYVDFNTLHSLHGRAIAYATGIKMYKPEMKVIVVTGDGDATAIGGNHFIHAARRNLDLTVILINNNIYGMTGGQFSPTTPIGARATTSMYGNIDPTFDICRLAKGSGATFVARTSAFHAQEAQNFIRAGLQHKGFSVIEIVSACPVIYGRLNRKGDASKMMLWMKENVIPVKAYEKLPDDKKEDKITRGILVQEERQEYTEAYENLMQSLKPEAGDK
- a CDS encoding 2-oxoacid:acceptor oxidoreductase subunit alpha; this encodes MVKEKTRNTVLMQGNEAIARGTLDAGLDFFAGYPITPSTEIAELCSRELPKRGGKFIQMEDEIASISAIIGASLAGAKTMTATSGPGFSLMTEGIGFAKMTETPCVVVNVMRGGPSTGSPTKPSQADIMQSRWGNHGDAPAIVLYPNSVKESYELAIRAMNLAEKYRTCVVLLSDEVLGHMRETIELPDLSKIKILKRIQPSIPPEWYKHYPENPKYPMPMASFGEGYRYHVTGLAHDSNGFPTNLGSEVQSMSVRLQKKIVNNIDDIVQIESFQMDDAKIAIFAAGITSRAAKEAVVMARRKGVKVGMLRPLTIWPFPDRAVKKYLGDKKAVIVPELNEGQLSNELKRVMGGIWNYDIRKTKNIIEIQKFSGQLITPDEILATIKEVK
- a CDS encoding 4Fe-4S binding protein; the encoded protein is MGINKKTKNVEKHKEGIIIRSEDSSAKMEVESDIVSSGDYNENPVYIYYDWCKKCGICVTFCPTGALGRKPDGSPYVPHPEKCVHCETCDKLCPDFAITGAKR
- the uvrB gene encoding excinuclease ABC subunit UvrB, which gives rise to MEKFKVVSSYKPRGDQPQAIQELVEGIQNNNKYQTLLGVTGSGKTFTIANVIEKVNKPTLVLSHNKTLAAQLYGEFKQLFPQNAVEFFISYYDYYQPEAYIPGKDIYIEKDSDINSQIEKLRLRATMSLSERRDTIIVASVSCIYGLGIPQDYRKSLIRIKTGDIMDRDELLAKLVNIHYGRNDIAFERGAFRVNGDIVDIYPAYLENSIRVEFFGDEIEKISRINPLDNHVLEVVKEYPIYPANHFITNKHALERAIKSIKAELKDRIEYFEKNNMLLEAQRIEQRTNFDLEMLRELGFCSGIENYSRHLTGAKKGDPPYCLLDYFPEDFLMVIDESHVSIPQVHAMYGGDYTRKKNLVDFGFRLPSAFDNRPLKFHEFEAKQNQVIFVSATPADYELQKSDGVFVEQVIRPTGLLDPEIEVKPVQNQVDDLMEQIRQRIPDKEKILVTTLTKRMAEDLSEYLGKAGIRTRYMHSEVSTIERSKIIRDFRTDKFDVLVGINLLREGLDLPEVSLVAIFDADKVGFLRSARSLIQTAGRAARNVKGKVIFYADHITAAMKQTIDETNRRREKQIAFNLKNKITPESIKKNIDDIMGATSVADGYKKVDEKEAKSDKDNFMDYLDLDSKEKVIQLLEKEMFEASKNLEFEKAAELRDRIFELKEI